One window of Peteryoungia desertarenae genomic DNA carries:
- a CDS encoding DUF1402 family protein, which translates to MRRFTQGLMVSLALAMGIPAPADAARLVPPGNRNAEQPPIPGASVRRTRAGKTSFDLKYEKVRDLLKQDRSLISKIKRVAAAYDIDPIHMVGAIVGEHTYNVDAYDRLQSYYVKAASYAGNSFRFAYKGEDISDFVERSEFDRCADFDDSYRLWSCREDVWQATFRGKKVDGRAYPDNRFSAVFFQPFYAGQTFGLGQINPLTALMLTDLVNQKSGFAKLDPADAAGVYRAIMDPDISLAYMAAVIRKSIDDYRTIANVDISRNPGITATLFNIGGSQQRARALKARGGGLPEENYYGWLINDRLDELQELL; encoded by the coding sequence GTGCGACGTTTTACGCAGGGTTTGATGGTGAGTTTGGCGCTGGCGATGGGGATACCTGCGCCCGCCGATGCTGCGCGCCTTGTCCCGCCGGGAAATCGCAATGCCGAGCAGCCGCCAATTCCGGGCGCATCTGTTCGACGCACCAGGGCCGGAAAGACTAGCTTCGACCTGAAATATGAAAAAGTTCGCGATCTCCTGAAGCAGGACCGCAGCCTGATTTCAAAGATCAAGCGGGTTGCAGCAGCCTACGACATCGATCCAATCCATATGGTCGGCGCAATCGTGGGTGAGCATACCTACAATGTCGATGCTTACGACCGTCTGCAAAGCTACTATGTCAAGGCTGCCTCCTATGCCGGAAACAGCTTTCGTTTTGCCTACAAGGGCGAGGACATCTCGGATTTCGTTGAACGTTCCGAATTCGACAGATGCGCTGACTTTGACGATTCCTACCGCCTGTGGAGCTGCAGAGAAGATGTCTGGCAGGCGACATTCAGGGGCAAGAAAGTCGATGGCCGTGCCTATCCGGATAACCGGTTCAGCGCAGTGTTCTTCCAGCCCTTCTATGCCGGCCAGACTTTCGGTCTCGGGCAGATCAATCCCCTGACGGCCCTGATGTTGACCGACCTGGTCAATCAGAAGTCGGGCTTTGCAAAACTTGATCCGGCTGATGCCGCTGGCGTCTACCGGGCAATCATGGACCCCGATATCTCCCTTGCCTACATGGCTGCCGTGATCCGCAAATCGATTGACGACTATAGAACAATTGCGAATGTCGATATCTCAAGGAACCCCGGCATTACCGCCACGCTCTTCAATATTGGCGGCTCCCAGCAGCGCGCCCGCGCCTTGAAGGCACGGGGCGGAGGTTTGCCGGAAGAGAACTACTACGGTTGGCTGATCAATGATCGACTGGACGAGCTCCAGGAGCTGCTCTAA
- a CDS encoding cytochrome P450 — MQGPAPLSDFEPPAPLPRTVPPSRLEIIRTVLRNPLELWGMPSYTWPWIKTRFFGETTLIVNDPGLIRHVLVDNSANYAMAEVRQLVLRPILRDGLLTAEGPVWKRSRKAMAPVFTPRHARGFARQMHEQSETFLTRYETDNPEGIVRDIAVDMTELTYAILSDTLFSGEIASEGGDFADDVDALLHRMGRIDPLDLLRAPKWLPRLTRIGGYRVLNKFRALVRRTMDERRQRMQANRATAPDDFLTLLLELEGPDGLTTEEIEDNILTFIGAGHETTARALAWTFYCVAHCPAVRERMETEIDRVIASGAAPVDWLERMPHVRAAFEEAMRLYPPAPSLNREAVAPDRYEASNGEVVDIEKGTTILVMPWTLHRHELYWDRPRVFDPSRFLPENREKIGRFQYLPFGAGPRVCIGATFALQEAVIALAVLMYRYRFDVTSETKPWPVQKLTTQPSGGLPMRVTARRRPQHAADTLAESDVSVA; from the coding sequence ATGCAAGGTCCTGCCCCGCTATCGGATTTCGAGCCACCGGCGCCGCTGCCGCGCACGGTGCCGCCTAGCCGGCTTGAGATCATCCGGACGGTACTGCGCAATCCCCTCGAGCTCTGGGGTATGCCGTCTTACACTTGGCCTTGGATCAAGACGCGCTTCTTCGGTGAGACCACGCTCATCGTCAATGATCCAGGCCTGATCCGCCATGTGCTCGTCGACAATTCCGCAAATTACGCCATGGCTGAGGTCCGCCAGTTGGTCCTGCGCCCCATTCTGCGGGATGGCCTGCTGACGGCAGAGGGGCCCGTGTGGAAACGTTCACGCAAGGCCATGGCGCCCGTCTTCACCCCGCGTCACGCCCGTGGCTTCGCGCGGCAGATGCACGAGCAGTCAGAGACGTTTCTGACCCGCTATGAGACCGACAACCCTGAAGGCATAGTTCGAGATATTGCCGTCGACATGACGGAACTCACCTATGCGATCCTGTCAGACACCCTCTTTTCCGGTGAAATCGCCTCCGAAGGCGGTGATTTTGCTGATGACGTCGATGCCTTGCTGCATCGTATGGGCCGCATCGATCCGCTAGACCTTCTGCGCGCGCCGAAATGGCTTCCGCGTCTGACCCGGATCGGCGGCTACCGGGTGCTCAACAAGTTCCGGGCGCTTGTTCGCCGCACCATGGATGAGCGGCGTCAGCGCATGCAGGCCAATCGAGCCACAGCCCCGGACGATTTTCTGACGCTTCTCCTTGAACTGGAGGGTCCGGATGGGCTGACCACCGAAGAGATCGAGGACAATATCCTGACCTTCATCGGTGCCGGTCATGAGACCACCGCGCGAGCACTCGCATGGACTTTCTATTGCGTCGCTCATTGCCCCGCAGTGCGCGAGAGGATGGAAACAGAAATCGATCGCGTGATCGCAAGTGGCGCCGCACCCGTCGACTGGCTGGAACGCATGCCCCATGTCCGGGCAGCCTTTGAGGAGGCCATGCGTCTTTATCCACCGGCCCCGTCCCTCAACAGAGAAGCAGTGGCACCTGATCGCTACGAGGCTTCGAACGGCGAGGTCGTGGATATCGAGAAGGGCACCACCATTCTCGTTATGCCCTGGACCCTTCACCGCCATGAACTCTACTGGGATCGCCCGCGTGTCTTCGATCCTTCGCGCTTCCTGCCTGAAAACCGCGAGAAGATTGGACGTTTTCAGTATCTCCCTTTCGGTGCCGGGCCACGCGTTTGCATCGGTGCGACCTTTGCCCTGCAGGAAGCCGTCATTGCCCTTGCCGTGCTCATGTATCGGTACCGTTTCGATGTGACGTCCGAGACAAAGCCGTGGCCCGTCCAGAAACTGACGACTCAGCCCTCGGGGGGCCTGCCCATGCGGGTCACCGCCCGTCGCCGACCTCAACATGCCGCAGACACACTGGCTGAAAGCGATGTGTCTGTGGCATAA